A single region of the Lotus japonicus ecotype B-129 chromosome 4, LjGifu_v1.2 genome encodes:
- the LOC130715679 gene encoding 60S ribosomal protein L37a-like, whose product MKIRVSLLAIAFLSSLPFHCAYSASDLVTMTKRTKKAGIVGKYGTRYGASLRKQIKKMEVSQHSKFFCEFCGKYAVKRKAVGIWGCKDCGKVKAGGAYTLNTASAVTVRSTIRRLREQTEG is encoded by the exons ATGAAAATTAGGGTTTCACTGCTGGCTATTGCATTCCTTTCTTCGCTTCCCTTTCACTGTGCATACAGCGCCTCCGATCTCGTAACCATG ACTAAGAGAACAAAGAAGGCTGGCATCGTTGGAAAATACG GTACCCGTTATGGTGCTAGTCTGCGGAAGCAGATTAAGAAGATGGAAGTTAGTCAACACAGCAAGTTTTTCTGTGAATTTTGTGGAAAG TATGCTGTGAAGAGGAAAGCAGTGGGAATATGGGGATGCAAGGACTGTGGCAAAGTGAAAGCAGGCGGTGCCTACACTTTGAA TACCGCAAGTGCTGTGACTGTACGGAGCACCATCAGGAGGTTGAGGGAACAAACTGAGGGTTAA